From the bacterium genome, one window contains:
- a CDS encoding alpha/beta hydrolase — protein sequence ERVAAVVSRGGRPDLAGGALARVTAPTLLIVGGEDHVVIGMNRAAYERLAGEKELVIVPGATHLFEEPGALEEVARLAAAWFVRHLAARGAAA from the coding sequence GAGCGGGTCGCGGCCGTCGTCTCCCGGGGCGGGCGCCCGGACCTCGCGGGCGGGGCACTGGCGCGCGTGACCGCGCCGACGCTGCTGATCGTCGGCGGCGAGGACCACGTCGTCATCGGCATGAACCGCGCCGCGTACGAGCGCCTCGCCGGCGAGAAGGAGCTGGTCATCGTGCCCGGGGCGACGCACCTGTTCGAGGAGCCGGGCGCGCTCGAGGAAGTCGCCCGCCTCGCGGCGGCGTGGTTCGTCCGGCACCTCGCCGCGCGGGGCGCGGCGGCGTGA
- a CDS encoding phosphoribosyltransferase family protein, whose amino-acid sequence MGKIQVLSRSEEAFADRREAGRLLGAALERFRAQRPVVLGIPRGGVVVAAEVADHLGAELDIVLSRKIGAPGNPELAIGAIAEDGHPFLDDAIAARLGVSRGYIEREERHQLGEIARRVEVFRKVRPRIPLAGRVVIVVDDGLATGATMQAALWAVRRDRPGSAIVAVPVAAEDTIERIAKSADELLCLRAPWDFGAVGRFYDRFDQVEDDEVLAILERHRAAKGVGA is encoded by the coding sequence GTGGGGAAGATCCAGGTGCTGTCGCGCAGCGAAGAGGCCTTCGCCGACCGCCGGGAGGCCGGCCGGCTGCTCGGCGCCGCGCTCGAGCGCTTCCGCGCGCAGCGACCCGTCGTGCTCGGCATCCCCCGCGGCGGCGTGGTCGTGGCCGCCGAGGTCGCCGACCACCTGGGCGCCGAGCTGGACATCGTGCTCTCGCGCAAGATCGGCGCCCCGGGCAACCCGGAGCTGGCCATCGGCGCGATCGCCGAGGACGGGCACCCGTTCCTCGACGACGCGATCGCCGCGCGCCTCGGCGTCTCCCGGGGATACATCGAGCGGGAGGAGCGTCATCAACTCGGAGAGATCGCGCGGCGGGTCGAGGTCTTCCGCAAGGTGCGTCCGCGGATTCCGCTGGCGGGCCGCGTCGTGATCGTCGTCGACGACGGGCTGGCCACCGGCGCGACGATGCAGGCCGCCCTGTGGGCGGTGCGCCGCGACCGTCCCGGCTCGGCGATCGTGGCGGTGCCGGTCGCCGCCGAGGACACGATCGAGCGCATCGCGAAGAGCGCCGACGAGCTGCTCTGCCTGCGTGCGCCGTGGGACTTCGGCGCGGTCGGCCGGTTCTACGACCGGTTCGACCAGGTCGAGGACGACGAGGTTCTGGCGATCCTCGAGCGCCACCGCGCGGCGAAGGGGGTCGGCGCGTGA